A stretch of DNA from Streptomyces rubradiris:
CGCGGCCAAGGCACACCGGACGGTGGTCCTGGACGCCTCCGGCATCACCTTCGGGGACTCGTCGCTGCTGAACCTGCTGATCCTCACCCACCACGAGACCGACCTTCGCGTGGCGGCGCCGACGCGGCAGATCCGCAGACTCCTGGAAATCACGGGCGCGGACACGTTCCTGAAGGTACGGGAGACCGTGGAAGAGGCCGCCGCCTGCCACTGACCGGTTCGGGTCCGGGCGGTCAAGCCGTCAGAGGAAGTGCCCACTGGCCAGATAGGGCGTCGGCTCCGCCATGCCCCGGACCGCGAGATATCCCTCCTGCCCGATGTCGAGCCGGGCGGCCAGCCCCACGTCCACCGCCCAGTGGTTGGCGGTGGTGACGCAGTTGACCAGCGTGTCTCCACGGGAGGCCGCCAGGGCCTCCCAGAGCAGGTCCTGGGCGGTTCGCGGCTCCGCCGCGGCCAGCAGGACGCCCCGCCCCTGTTCCTCGTCGATGTACACGTATCCGGGCCGGCCGGGGTCGTCCGACACGACGAGGCGCAGCCGTTCCAGCATGTACGCGTGGTCCGGGCCGTGGCCCGCCCCGCGCAGCCGCTCGTCGAGCCGGTCCATCCACTCGAAGTCGTCGGCCCGGCCCTCCCGGAGCCCGCTCACCGCCGGCAGCGTCGAGCGGTCGACGGTGCCCACCATGCGCATCTGCGGGTGGAGCGTGAAGCCGGCCAGCCGGTAACGGCGCGTGGCCGCGGGATGCACCGTGGACGAGAACAGTCCCGGCCGCCCGTCGGCGTGGGCCAGCGCGGCGTCCATGAGCCGCTTGCCGATTCCCTGCCCCTGATACCGCGTCAGTACCCCGTAGGTCGCCAGATACCAGACGTCGCCCCGGTTCTGCGACATGGCGAATCCGATGACGCCCCCGTCCTCGCCGACCGCGACCTGGCATCCGGCCGGATCGACCTGGAGGTAATACCGCATCCGCTCGATCCACTGCTTCGAAGCGGTCTTCGAGCGGGGCTCGATCTCCGGTTCGCACACTCTTCTGCTGCGCCGGTCCGCCTCGAAGAAGAGTGCGGCAGAGGCGCGCTCCGCCGACGGAAGATCTTCCTCGCGCGCCGGCCTCACCTGCGCTGATTCGCTCTTCACAGCGTACCGACCACCTCGGCGGCCTCCTTCCCTGCCCTACGTGCCAACCCGCACGGTCGTGACCGGAGCCGGTGCCACTCTGCCAGCGTCCCCCCGGGGGCGCGCCGGATTTTCGGCCGCGGCCTCCACATGGTGGGC
This window harbors:
- a CDS encoding STAS domain-containing protein, whose amino-acid sequence is MAQSECRGVLVISAHGAYDMCSVKPLAEALDAAAKAHRTVVLDASGITFGDSSLLNLLILTHHETDLRVAAPTRQIRRLLEITGADTFLKVRETVEEAAACH
- a CDS encoding GNAT family N-acetyltransferase, whose amino-acid sequence is MKSESAQVRPAREEDLPSAERASAALFFEADRRSRRVCEPEIEPRSKTASKQWIERMRYYLQVDPAGCQVAVGEDGGVIGFAMSQNRGDVWYLATYGVLTRYQGQGIGKRLMDAALAHADGRPGLFSSTVHPAATRRYRLAGFTLHPQMRMVGTVDRSTLPAVSGLREGRADDFEWMDRLDERLRGAGHGPDHAYMLERLRLVVSDDPGRPGYVYIDEEQGRGVLLAAAEPRTAQDLLWEALAASRGDTLVNCVTTANHWAVDVGLAARLDIGQEGYLAVRGMAEPTPYLASGHFL